Proteins encoded in a region of the Anguilla anguilla isolate fAngAng1 chromosome 10, fAngAng1.pri, whole genome shotgun sequence genome:
- the cfap73 gene encoding coiled-coil domain-containing protein 42 homolog, which produces MALDLKDYFRTFYEDQLTVLPVPIEAHVTGATRLLDKRNEMKEVEQALAAQKEEFQIRMEGARQREDSLTGKKEQMKEQLIKFDTILKENDSKCSRAKKKASTDKELVRQKGLEIERLEKEITTLQARKEVLEERVQRNAIYWNFLDKVIKRSKKFEEIRELLGRTDTLVLTRAQLLQKDSEGQERREALRLELRRFVEEQGNLVLHHNNQLSALQTQLDRTRMLAFKWESTWNHIQSTAAKETLLLGQIKVVTLNLFHMMGGKTGQDKAVAIEDTVQQLEQIQLFIQDKADIVNDLRRASSDSNGNSDNK; this is translated from the exons ATGGCTTTGGATTTAAAGGATTACTTCCGAACGTTCTATGAAGATCAActgacagt TCTGCCAGTACCGATTGAAGCGCACGTGACGGGGGCAACTCGGCTGTTGGACAAGAGGAATGAGATGAAGGAGGTGGAACAAGCGCTCGCAGCACAGAAGGAG GAGTTCCAAATAAGGATGGAGGGTGCTCGACAGCGCGAGGACAGCCTGACAGGAAAAAAGGAGCAAATGAAAGAGCAACTTATTAAATTCGACACAATTCTCAAG GAGAATGATTCAAAGTGCAGTCGAGCCAAGAAAAAAGCGAGCACTGATAAGGAGCTTGTTCGCCAGAAGGGCTTGGAGATTGAGCGTTTGGAAAAGGAGATCACCACTCTGCAGGCCAGGAAAGAAGTGCTGGAAGAAAGAGTGCAGAGGAATGCTATCTACTGGAATTTCTTAGACAAAGTCATTAAGAGATCGAAGAAG TTTGAGGAAATCCGGGAGCTCCTGGGCCGCACTGACACCCTGGTGCTCACGAGGGCCCAGCTGCTGCAGAAGGACAGTGAGGGGCAGGAGCGCAGGGAAGCCCTGCGGCTGGAGCTGCGCCGCTTTGTGGAGGAACAGGGCAATCTGGTCCTGCATCACAATAACCAGCTGTCAGCTTTACAGACCCAGCTGGACCGCACCCGGATGCTGGCTTTCAAATGG GAAAGCACCTGGAACCACATCCAGTCCACTGCAGCTAAGGAGACCCTCCTGCTGGGACAGATAAAAGTGGTGACCCTTAATCTCTTCCACATGATGGGTGGGAAGACAGGCCAGGACAAGGCAGTAGCCATTGAGGACACTGTGCAGCAGCTGGAACAG ATCCAGCTCTTCATCCAGGACAAGGCTGACATTGTTAATGATCTGAGGAGGGCTAGCTCTGACTCAAATGGCAACAGCGACAACAAATAG